The genomic window CAGACCACCACCCGTTCCCGGCGTCTCGAGGCAGGCATCCCCCGCGTCTCGCTCGTGGGCTACACCAATGCAGGGAAATCCTCCCTCTTCACCCGCCTCACCGGCCAAGCCGTGCGTATACAGGACCGACCGTTCGTCACCCTGGACACCACCACCCGGACGTGCCTGATCCCGGGATGGGGGCGGGTGGTGGTGAGCGACACCGTGGGTTTCATCCAACATCTGCCCCACACCCTGGTCGATGCCTTCCACGCTACCCTCGAGGAGGTGCGCGACGCCCACCTCCTCCTCGAGGTGGTCGACCTGTCGAGCCCGAACCTCCTCCTCCACCTCTCCACCACCGAGGAGGTCCTCACCGAGATAGGAGCCCACCACATCCCACGAATCAGGGTCTACAACAAGGCCGATCGATCCTCCCCCCACCCCCTCCTTCCCCCTTCGGATCATCCGGAGATCCTCGTCTCCGCAAAGACCGGGGAGGGGATCGAGGGACTCCTCTCCCTCATCGTCCGGGAGATGGAACGCCACTACCCCATAGAAACCCTGGAGCTTCCTTATCACAGGCTGGGGGAATCCCACGAAGTCCTCTCCCGCGCCGTCATCATCCATCAGGAATACACCGATGTGGGACTCTTCGTGAGGTACGCCCCCTCCGTCCCATCTGTTCATGAGTAAAAAGATGAGGTATATTTCCCAATCATGATCCACACAAGTGAGCATCACACACCGTTTCAGGATATTCGTGACACACGGAGACCCCGGCGTCTTGTAGTGGCGATGAGCGGGGGGGTCGACTCCTCCGTGACCGCCCACCTCCTCCTCTCGGCGGGGATAGAGGTGGTGGGCCTCACCTTCATCCGCGTGAACACCCCTGCAGAGGTGGACCACGAGGGTTTTTCCGAAGAGGCGAGGGCCGCCCGGGAGGTGGCCTCACACCTGGGGATCGAACACCACGTGCTCAACCTCCACGACCTGTACACCTCGCGGGTACTTCGGCGTGCATGGGAGGAATACCGGTCGGGGCGCACCCCCAACCCCTGCGTGCTCTGCAACCGCACCCTCAAATTCGGACATCTGGTACGATACGCACGGGAGGTGCTGCGCGCGGACGGCATCGCCACCGGTCACTATGCCCGCATCTACGTCGACGCGGAGGGAGGCGTCCATCTCATGAGGGGGAAGGCCGGAACCAAGGAGCAGAGCTACTTCCTCGCCCAGACGAGACCAGAGGATCTGCGGCACGCCTACTTCCCCCTCGGAGACCAGACCAAGGACGAGATACGGACCTACGCCCGGCACCATGGCATCCCTACGGCCGAGAGGCCGGAGAGCCAGGACGTGTGCTTCAACACCACGGGCCTCAGGTTCGGGGAGTTCCTTGAGGAGTTCTTCGAGGAAGGGGGAGAGCCCGGCCCCATCCTCGACGAACGGGGCAACGTCCTGGGGCGCCACAGAGGGATCCACGTCTTCACCATAGGCCAGCGGAGAGGGCTCGGGGTTGCGCTCGGCCGCCCGGTCTACGTGAAGGCCATAGATCCCGAACGGAACGCGGTGATCGTCACGGACCGGGAGGAGGCCCTCCTCCATCGGGTGGTGGAGGCCGCAGGGGTGAACTGGTTCGCACCGCCTCCATCGGGTCCGGTGGAGGTGCTCGCCCAGATCCGATACGCCCATCGCGCGGCGCCGGCCGTACTCACCCATGAGGGGGACCGGATCCGGGTGAGGTTTCACGAACCCCAGCGCGCCGTCACCCCGGGCCAGCTCCTCGCGGCCTACGTGGGCGACGAGGTCCTCTGCAGCGGGTTCATCATGCAGACGGAGGAGGGGTGATCCTCTCCCAGCCCATCAGGAACCCTGCCCGTAGTAGGCGTGAGGCCCGTGCTTCCGCTCCCAGTGCTTCCGGGCGATGTAGGAGGGGAGGGAGGAGGCCTCCGGATTGATCCCCCTCGTCCACAGGGCCATCTTGCATATCTCCTCGAGGATCACCGCGTGCCGGACCGATTCCTCAGGGCTGCTCCCCCAGGTGAAAGGGCCGTGGCCCGCGACAAGTACCATGGGGGTATGGAGAGGTTGAACCCCCCGTGCCTTGAAGGTCCGGACGATGAGTCGTCCCGTCTCCTCCTCGTAGGCCTCCTGCACCTCGCCCTCGCTCAGATAGGGGGTACACGGCACCGGCCCCACACAGTGATCCGCGTGGGTGGTACCGTAGAGCGGCACATCTTCACCCGCCTGGGCCCAGGAGACGGAGAAAGGAGCGTGGGTGTGGGTCACGCCCCTCAGGCCGGGGAACTCACGGTAAAGCACGAGATGCGTGGGCGTATCCGAGGAGGGCTTGAGCGATCCCCACACCTTCTCTCCCTCGAGGGAGACCACCACGATGTCCTCGGGAGTGAGCGCATCGTAGGGCACCCCGGACGGTTTGATGGCCACCACGCCTGCATCGGGGTCATAGCCTGAGACATTCCCCCACGTGAACAGCGCGAGCTTGTGCTCCGAGAGGAGAAGGTTGGCCTTCCACACCTCCCTTCTCAGTTCCTCATAAGAGTTCATCATCCCCCCTGGTTCATTGAGGTGAGTGACCAGTACACCTCGTTCCACCTGAGCTCCCGTTTGAAGGTCTCGAGATCGTCGAGCCTTTCGTCGATGAGCACGTACTCCAGGCCCATCATCTCCGCCCAGTCCTCAAGATACTCCCTGGTGATGGACGTGGAAAACACGGTGTGATGTGCGCCTCCGGCGAGGATCCATGCCCCGGCCGCCGTGAGGAAGTCGGGTTTCGGACGCCAGAGCACGCGTGCCACCGGGAGCTTCGGCATGGGCTGAGGGATAGGAATGGATTCCACCTCGTTGATGAGGAGGCGGAACCTGTTGCCCAGGTCGATGAGGGAGGCGTTGAGCGCAGGGCCAGGAGCCGCCTCAAAGACGAGTCGCGCCGGATCGGCCTTCCCCCCGATGGAGAGCGGGTGCACCTCTATCCTGGGCGTGCGCCCGGCGATCGAGGGGCACACCTCCAGCATGTGGGCCCCCAGCACCGCTTCCTTTCCCGACTCGAGGTGATACGTGTAGTCCTCCATGAACGAGGTTCCGCCGGGAAGGCCGGTCGACATGACCTTCACCGCCCTCACCAGGGCGGCCGTCTTCCAGTCTCCTTCCGCACCGAAACCGTACCCATCCTCCATGAGGCGCTGCACGGCGAGCCCCGGGAGCTGGGGGAGTCCGTGCAGGTCCTCGAAGGTGGTGGTGAAGGCGATCCCCCTGTGCTCCTCGAGGAACCTCCTGAGGGCGCATTCGATCCGCGCCTGCTCGCGTATGGAGGCCAGGGCGCCCTCGTCCTCGGGGAACTCATACCGCTCCCTGTAGGCAGCGAGCGTCCTCTCCACCTCGCCCTCCGGGATCTCCTGGAGGAGCCTCGCGAGTTCCCCCACCCCCCATCCGTTCACGGACCATCCGAACCTGATCTGCGCCGCCACCTTGTCGCCCTCGGTGACGGCCACCTCACGCATGTTGTCTCCGAAACGGACCACCTGTCCCTCCCGACCGTCCGCCACCGCGCAGGCCACACGCATCCACACCCCGATCCGCTCCCTCACGTGGGGGGCCTCCCAGTGGCCCACCACCACCTTTCGTGGAAGCCGCATCCGCGCGTGGAGGAAACCGTGCTCCCTGTCTCCATGCGCCGACTGGTTGAGATTCATGAAGTCCATGTCGATGGCATCCCACGGGATGTCACGATTGAACTGGGTGTGGAGGTGGAGGAGCGGTTTCCTGTTGATGGAGAGGCCGCCCACCCACATCTTGGACGGGGAGAAGGTGTGCATCCACGTGATCACTCCGGCACACGAGGGATCGACGTTCGCCTCTTCGAATACCCGACGTATCTCGTCGGGACTCTTCAACACCGGTTTCCATTCGATGGGACACGGCAGGAGTGAATCGGCGTTGAGCCCCTCTACCATCCGCTTCGCGTGCTCGTCGACCTTCTCGAGTGTCTCCATGCCATAGAGGTACTGACTGCCGGTGAGGAACCAGAAACGATACCTGGAAAGGTCTATCATGACTCCCTCCCTTCTTCGGGATAAGTGGTAAACTCGGACTCCACGAAACGCCCGAGCATCCGGTACTTCTCATATCGAGGGCCGTACAGATCTGCCTTGCTCTTGTCCGGCACGTACGTGCGTTCCACGGGGGGCACCATGGCCTCCTGCGCCTCCTCCACCGAGGAGAAGACGCCCGCAGCCACTGCGCCGAACAACCCCGCCCCGATCGCCACGGTTTGATCGTTGGCGAGCACGTCGATCGGCGCTCCGAGCACATCCGCCATCATCTGCATGACGAGGGGGGATTTCCTCGCCACCCCGCCGATCCCCACGATGTTCTCGATCTCCACCCCTTCTTCCCTGAAGCGGTCCACGATGGCCTTCGAACCGAACACCGTCCCCTCTATGAGGATCCTGTAGAACAGGGCGGCATCCACGCCAAGATCCAGACCGGCCACCGCGCCGGTGAGGAGTTGGTTCGCGTAGGGGGTCCTGCGCCCGTTGAACCAGTCGATGGCCACCGGATCCTCGGGATGAAGATCGAGGGCTGCGGCGGCCGCCTCGAGATCGACGAGAAGGGACTCCTCGATCCTGCTGAGGGCATCCCGGGAGAGCACACCTTTATCCGCATATACCTGGAGAGGCCAGAGGAGCATCCTCTTGAACCAGGCGTAGACATCACCGAAGGCACTCTGTCCCGCCTCGTATCCGATGAGCCCGGGAATCACCGACCCGTCCACTTGTCCGCAAATCCCTCCCACGGCGTGTTCCGGACCCTCGGGTCGGGGCCCCACGGTGATGTCGCACGTGCTCGTCCCCACCACCTTCACCAGAACCCCCGGCCTCACCCCCGCCCCCGCTGCACCCATATGCGCATCGTAGGCACCCACCGCGACCGCGATACCGGGCCTGAGGCCGAGCCGCTTCGCCCATTCGGGAGTGAGCTCGCCCGCCTTCACATCGCTCGTCCATGTCTCCGTCCCCAGGGTCTCTCTGATCCGGGAAAGCTCGGGGTGGAACAGGGAGAGGAACTCGGCCGAGGGATAGCCGCCCCACTCCCTGTGCCACATGGCCTTGTGCCCCATGGCACACCGGCTCCGCTTCACCGAGGCGGCCTCCTCCACACCGGTAAGGAGGGCGGGCATCCAGTCGCAGTGTTCGATGAAGGTGTAGGCCTCCCTCATGATCCGCTCGTTCGTCCGGAAGACGTGGAGGATCTTCGCCCAGAACCACTCCGCGGAGTAGATCCCGCCTATGAACTTCGTGTAGTCCGGCCCTCCCCACGTCCCCGCCTTCTTCGTGATCTCCACCGCCTCGAACGCCGCGGTGTGATCCTTCCAGAGTATGAACATCGCATCAGGATCCTCCGCGAAGGAGGGATCCAGGGCGAGCGGCCTGCCTTTCTCGTCACACGCGCAGGGGGTGGACCCCGTGGTATCGATGCCGATCCCCACCACCCGGTCTCCCGCGCCGGATCCCGCCTTCTCCACCGCACCCCTCACCGCCTCCTCCATCGCCTCGACGTAGTCGAGGGGGTGTTGACGGAACCGGTTCTCCCGGGGATTGCAGAAGGCCCCCTCCTTCCAACGCCGGTAGTAGGCGACATGGGACCCCACCTCCCTGCCGTTCGAGAGGTCGATGAGCACCGCCCGACAGGAGTCGGTACCGAAATCCATCCCCAGGACGAGATCGCCGTTGCTACCTGTCATGTACTTCCTCCCTTCCTCGGAGTATCGTGTTCATGATGTCCTCCTGAGAGAGGCTCCCGTCGTTCTCCAGGACGCCTCTCACCCTCCCTTCGTGCATCACGAGCACCCTGTCGGAGAGGGCGAGTATCTCGGGGAGCTCGGACGAGATGAGCATGATGGACACCCCGTTGTCCGCGAGCTCGGTGATGATCCTGTGCACCTCCGCCTTTGCATTCACGTCAATCCCCCGGGTGGGCTCGTCGAGGATGAGGATGAGGGGTTCGGCGGCGAGGCAACGGGCGATCACCACCTTCTGCTGGTTCCCGCCCGAGAGATTCTTCACCCTCTGGGAAGGTCCCGAAGTCTTGACCTGGAGAAGATCGATGTACCGCCTGCACAGCTCGTCTTCCTTCTTCCGGTTGATCACGTGGAGGAACTCCGAGAGCCTGTCGAGCACACTGATACTCATGTTCTCACGGACGGACATCTCGAGGATGAGGGACTTGTTCTTCCTGTCCTCCGAAAGATAGACCAGACCGCGCGAGACCGCATCGGCGGGGGAAGGGATCTCCACCCTTTCGCCGTTGAGTCGGATCGTGCCGGCAGTGGGACGAACGGCCCCGATCAGCAGGAGCGCCGTCTCGGTACGTCCCGCTCCGATCAGTCCGGCCACCCCGAGGATCTCCCCTCTCCTCAGGGTGAAGCCCACATCCTCGATGTACGGCGGTCCGGAGAGTCCCTCCACCTCGAGCACCACCTCTTCCTGCGGCTTCTTCCGCCGGTGCGAGAAGAAGTCGGAGAGTTCCCTCCCGACCATGAGACGGACCAGGGACTCCTCGGTGGCCTCACGGGTGGGCGTCTCCCCCACCCGTTCACCATCCCTGAGCACCACGACCCGATCCGTGATGGCGAGCACCTCCTCCAGCTTGTGGGAGATGAAGATCACCGAGATCCCCTGTTCCTTGAGATCCCTTATCACCTGGAACAGCTTGGCGATCTCCTTCTCGGTGAGGGCCGAGGTGGGTTCGTCCATGATGAGCACCCTCACCTTCATGAGAAGGGCCTTCGCGATCTCCACCATCTGCTGGAGGGCCACCGAGAGTTCGCCCACCGGCCTGTCGAGAGGAATGTCCACGTCGAGGTAGGAGAATATCCCCCGGGCCTCCTCCCTCATCTTCCGGTAGTCGAGAAACAGACCTCTGGAGACCTCCCTCCCGAGAAAGAGGTTGTCGAGCACACTCGTGTTGGGGCAGAGGTTGAACTCCTGGAAGATGATGGAGATACCCTGTCGCTGCGCATCGAACACGCTCTGGAACTGAACGGGCCTTCCCTCCCACAGTATCTCCCCCTCGTCGGGTGCGTACACACCGCTCAAGATCTTCATGAGCGTGGACTTGCCCGCACCGTTCTCACCCAGGAGACCCACCACCTCTCCCGGATGGATCTCGAGGTCCACACCCTTGAGGGCCTGAACCCCGGGAAACGATTTCTTTATCCCACGAAGGGAAACGACCGGACGGCTCATGCAGCCCTCCTGTTCTTGATCCTGTCGAGCACCGCGGCGAGCACGATGATGATACCGATGATCGCGGTCTGCCAGTAGGGAGACACCTTCATGAGCACGAGCCCGTTGCGGATCACTCCCATGATCGCCGCACCGATGAGCACCCCGAGCACGGTGCCGCTCCCGCCCGAGAGGGAGGTACCACCTATCACCGCCGCGGCGATGGCGTCGAGCTCCCATCCGGTACCGGTGTCGGGCTGAGCCGAATTGAAACGGGCCACCAGGATCACGCCCACCACGGCAGCGGCGAGCCCCGAGATCATGTAAATGGCAAGCTTTATCTTTTTCACCCTCACCCCGGAGAGAAAGGCCGCTTCCTCGTTTCCTCCGATTGCGTAGAGCCGTCTCCCGAAGGAGGTGTACTGGAGCACGAAGTGAGCCACCACCGCAAGGACGATCATGACCCACACGGGGATCGGGATGCCGAGGAAATCACCCTGACCCACGACGAGAAAGGGCTTCGGTATCTCGGTGATGGGCCACCCCTTGGTGAGGATGAGGATGGTCCCCCTGGCGAACGAGAGCATACCCAGGGTCACGATGAAGGGGGCGATCCCCACATACGAGATGAGCACCCCGTTTATGAGACCGAGGAGCACACCGCTCGCGAGGCCCACGAGCACGCTCAACCAGATGGGCAAGCCCATGGCCATGGCCCCCGCGGCGATGATGCCGGACAACCCCATGATCGAGCCCACGGAAAGGTCGATCCCTGCGCTCAGTATCACGAAGAGTTCACCCATGGCCACGATGGCCACGAAGGATATCTGGCGGAACACCAGATAGAGGTTGCTCCCGGTGAGGAACGTAGGGGCGAAGAACCAGATCCCCGCCATGAGAAGGATGAGGGCGAGAAAGATGGCTGACTCCCTCAAGGCGAACACCCTCCGCACGATCCCTGTACGACTCTCCACGAGCGTCTCTTTCATTCATTCCTCCTCAACTAAAGGTAAAGGGGGTTCCACCCCACCGTTGGGGCGGAACCCTCGAGGCGCCGTCGCCTCACTGCGCGGCGAATTCCTTTCTCATCTCTTCCATGTAGGTATCCACGTTCTCCTTGGTGACGAACAGGACACCGGTGTCGATCACCTTGGGGATCTCCTCCCCCTTGAGAGCCTTGAGAAGCATCTCCACCGAGAGCCATCCCATCTTGTAGGTCTTCTGCACCACACAGAAGGCCACCGAACCGTCTCTGATCCCTTCCAGGGTATCCTTGAGGTCGTCGAACCCTCCGAGGATGATCTTACCCGCCTTACCCTGCTGCTTGAGCACGCTCGCGGCTGCAGGGGCACCCTCGGCCGATACCGCGAAGATGGCCTTCAGGTTCGGGTAGGCCTGGAGCACCGCCTCGGTCTTGTTCACGGCCACGGCGAAGTCTCCCTGCACGTCCACCACATCGAGCACCTTGATGTTGGGAGCCACCTCGACAATGGCACGCTTGAAGCCCTTGGTCCTGAGGTTGAGGTTGGTGGCGCCCAGTCCGCCCTGGAGGATGATGATCTCACCCTCGCCGCCCATGAGCTCGGCCATCTTCTTCCCTGCTTCGTAGCCGGCGCTCTCGTTGTCCGTGCCGATGTAGGTGAGGGCTGCACTGGAAGGAGCAGGGGCATCGAAGGTGATGACCTTGATCCCCGCCTTGGTGGCCTCGTCGATCACCGGTACGAGCCCCTTGTCGTCGAGCGCGGAGATGGCGATCCCATCCACTTTACGTGCGATGAGATCTTCGATAACCTTCACCTGAAGAGGAAGCTCGAACTTCTGGGGGTCCACCTTCTCGGCTATGACGCCATACTTCTCGGCAGCGTCCTTAAAGCCCTCGAAGCACGGCTCATAGTAGGGGTGGACTCCTTTCGTCACCATCACGAGGACGGGTTTCCCCGACTCCTCCTGTCCACCACGGGCGAAGGCCATCCCGGTGACGAGCACGAGGAGCATCAAGACACCAAGAATCCTTTTCATATTCCCTCCTCACAAGGGATAAAATATTGTGACGCCCAACGGGCGTATCGCTCACATCTCGAGTCATTCCGATGCAAAAGCCAACCCTTCATACTCGAGATCGGGCACCGCTCCTGCCGGAAGGTTCTCTTTCATGTAGATATGGAGGGGCACGGGGATCGATGCGGGCACGTGCTGCTGAAGGACCACCTTCCGGTAGAGCTGGTACACGGCCTGGTATCCCTGATAGGCAGGCCGCTGAGAGATGAGCGCGTCTATCTTCCCCTCCCGAAGAAGCCGTTCGTTCTCCGGAACGAGATCGTATCCCACGATGGGAACGTGGCGGCCCCCGCTCCTGTTCACCACCTCCGCCACGCGGTGCACCGAGGCATTGGCCACGAAGATCCCCCTCGGGTCGGGGATCTCCTCGAACAACGTCGTGAGAAAGGCCTCCCGCGTCCTCTTGTGGTCGAGGTCTTCACAGGTACGCACCAGGATCCTGAAATCCCTCCCCTTCGCTTGCCAGAACGTCTGGAAGCCCTCGATCCTCCTCCTGATGTGGAAATCCTCTCCATGGGGACCTATCACACAGTAGGTCCCCGGCCGACCCATCCCGAACAGATAGAGGAGCTTTCCCGCAAGGAAACCTCCCGCAAACGGGTCCTGCATGATCGAGGTGAGAGGACGCACATGGGGGATGGTGGCATCGAAGAACACGAACGGAAGGTGAGAGGGAAGGCGTTGGAGAAGGGCGAGGGAATCGGCAGGACGGACGGGCGCGAGGAGGAGCCCGTCGCACCCTTCGAAGGGGATGGTCTCGGCGGCCTTGGAGAAGGAGGATCCGCTGTAACGATCGTATTCGACGAACCGCACCTGGATTCCGAACGGTCCCAGTTCCTCCGCCGCCCGATGCACCCCTTTACAGATGAGCCTCCAATAGCCTGAGTCCTCGTCCTTCCGGGGGAGGAAGACGTAGAAGAGATACCCCTTCCTCCGCTTGAGGTGGCGTGCGATGGGATTGGGTGTGTACCCGAGCTCCTCGATGAGGGCCTCTACACGCTTCCGCGTCTCGGGCGCAACCCTCCCGCGATTGTGGAGCACCCGATCGACGGTCCCTATGGAGACTCCCGCCCGCCGCGCGATCTCGCGGATCGTCACCCGACCCTGCTCCTCGGGTGCTCTCTGTTGGTCCTCTGCGTTATCGTACACGCACACCAGTATACACCCACTCTTCCCTGTTGTCAAACTTTTTTTCACGCGACCGTGAAAACCACCAGCATCACTCCACCCGCCTCACCTTTCCTGCAAGGTGTTGCGTGAACTCAGGCACGACCACTTCCAGGACATCATCCGAGGCCGAGGCCTCATCTTCCCCTATCAGCTCTCCGGTCCGCGGATCGTACCACTCCACCCGATAGCCTCCCGGCCCCAAGGGAAGGCGGAGTACCGTGGATGGGAGCGGCTCCCACGTCACGTTCTCAAGCCCCACTCCCATGGCCTTGGAGACGAGGCCCTCGAAGGAGAACGTCCGGTCCTTGATCCAGATCCACACCTCCCCGTCCCTCGTGAGCATGTGGATCTGGTAGGGGCCCAGGTACTCCACCTCGTGGGGCTCCATCCCCTCGAGGGTCTCGCCTTCGAGAAATCGCGAGATCCCCCGGTAGAGAGGAAAGAGATCGTGGTGCTCCAGATAGAGGTCCCACCACCACAGCATCCCGCTACCGGCGGCACCGGAGAAGATACCTCCCCACAGACCGTCCAGCCAGTGGATCCCCTCCGGATCAGGCACGTCTCCCGATATGCCGAACTCTCCGAAGAGATAGGGTTTGTCGGTCTTCTCCCTCGCCCTCAGCACCCTTCCCACCATGTAGGGAGCCCACTCCTGGAGCCCATACCGGTGCTCCTGTACGACATCCATGGAGTACCACAGGGGATCCCCCGCATCCACCGGTACGCTGTAACTGGTGGTCACGAGGTGTCGTCCCAGATCCTCTCTCCTGATGTACTCCGCCACCTCCTCCAGCCAGCGCGGAAAGGCCTCATTCTGCAAGATCCCGGTGGCGAGATCTGTCTCGTTCCATATCTCCCATGCGAATATGTGGGTGCTGTATCCCCATCGGGCGATGATGTACCGGAGCCGTCGAGAGAAATACTTCCATGCCTCGGCATCGCTCACGAACGCTCCCGGGCTCTCGAGCGGTCCACCGAGCGTACTGCTGTAGGGGTTCTCGGACCACTCGGGGTTCGTACTCGTACTGAAGGCACCGTGGTTGAGGAGACAGAGCATCACGTAGATATCGTTCTCTTCTGCGAGTCGCAGCACCCGATCGAGCTCCCAGGCCTGACGCTGCCTCCGATGATAATTTCCCAGACCCGTGTCACTCCACTCGATCCCGAACCCCCAGCTCGGCATCCAGACTCGGGCGAAGTTCGCGCCATAGCGGGCCATCTCGGAGAACCAGACATCGTAAGCGGCGATGCCTCGGTGATCGTACCAGGCCACATTGGAACCGACGGGGATGTAGGGCGTCCCATCCTGGAAGGAGAAGTATCGCGGATCCCTTTTGGAGCGTCCCACATACCCCTTTCCGGGAGCGGGGGCCTGAAAGGGTGGAAGCGGCTTCCGGGATTCCTGACCCCGATAGTTGACCCGAACGTACCCGACCCATGTCCCCTCTTCCGGGGCTATGAAGCGCACTCTGAACTCGCCCGGACCAGCCATGCGGAGCAAGGTACCGAAGGACCTCCTGATGCTGCGAAAAGGCACATAGTAGAACCCCGCCACCCGGTACGAATCTCCTCCCGGCGAGACGAATACCGCCTCCACGTCCACCTCATCGGGGTCATAGGGGTTATCCGGTATCACCCCTAAAGGAATCGAGAGCTCCACGAGCGGGT from Spirochaeta thermophila DSM 6192 includes these protein-coding regions:
- a CDS encoding LacI family DNA-binding transcriptional regulator — its product is MYDNAEDQQRAPEEQGRVTIREIARRAGVSIGTVDRVLHNRGRVAPETRKRVEALIEELGYTPNPIARHLKRRKGYLFYVFLPRKDEDSGYWRLICKGVHRAAEELGPFGIQVRFVEYDRYSGSSFSKAAETIPFEGCDGLLLAPVRPADSLALLQRLPSHLPFVFFDATIPHVRPLTSIMQDPFAGGFLAGKLLYLFGMGRPGTYCVIGPHGEDFHIRRRIEGFQTFWQAKGRDFRILVRTCEDLDHKRTREAFLTTLFEEIPDPRGIFVANASVHRVAEVVNRSGGRHVPIVGYDLVPENERLLREGKIDALISQRPAYQGYQAVYQLYRKVVLQQHVPASIPVPLHIYMKENLPAGAVPDLEYEGLAFASE
- a CDS encoding DUF5060 domain-containing protein, with the translated sequence MYRSVGWGVALICLGSLILSSCVSPSGGGKWPEGLLAEESWIDVARWELVRSGGVEEASLRAEGGGLAVSFAQQGEGFVEPRLLLGGADFSSCEALALRLESRIEARLMVSLVLYEGGRVWETPGKSLESGTHLVVFDLWGELFVPGMELPEGSNPLSSVEALGVRIGGLENPAGTVLLEGIASARSDEPPPWTFLVGGDSDGRELLSEVRVVHTPSPEDPLVELSIPLGVIPDNPYDPDEVDVEAVFVSPGGDSYRVAGFYYVPFRSIRRSFGTLLRMAGPGEFRVRFIAPEEGTWVGYVRVNYRGQESRKPLPPFQAPAPGKGYVGRSKRDPRYFSFQDGTPYIPVGSNVAWYDHRGIAAYDVWFSEMARYGANFARVWMPSWGFGIEWSDTGLGNYHRRQRQAWELDRVLRLAEENDIYVMLCLLNHGAFSTSTNPEWSENPYSSTLGGPLESPGAFVSDAEAWKYFSRRLRYIIARWGYSTHIFAWEIWNETDLATGILQNEAFPRWLEEVAEYIRREDLGRHLVTTSYSVPVDAGDPLWYSMDVVQEHRYGLQEWAPYMVGRVLRAREKTDKPYLFGEFGISGDVPDPEGIHWLDGLWGGIFSGAAGSGMLWWWDLYLEHHDLFPLYRGISRFLEGETLEGMEPHEVEYLGPYQIHMLTRDGEVWIWIKDRTFSFEGLVSKAMGVGLENVTWEPLPSTVLRLPLGPGGYRVEWYDPRTGELIGEDEASASDDVLEVVVPEFTQHLAGKVRRVE